Proteins encoded by one window of Cellvibrio sp. KY-GH-1:
- a CDS encoding phytase — MYLKIMRLKKAVSIALLLGAAFVLPAYATEQQRNSSSIQALPKTIQASMLAPLSGGGYLAVDGKNGVSWLNADGTPLAALAAPAELLDWREEIPVKNGKLEKYVVAATVRLPEQQPVIMVLNKSTKKISELVRLPIPSFKIESLCLSVDPAHNLSLYLLDERGTAEHWLVADAQGEPLIKKLRSVPIPPNSKSCSVDDQQESLFIVEEAIGVWRLNASVEAAPGRQLVDAAKPFGKLSQSVELVAALPGGLLAFEPQQKSVLFYRKQGDSYQLEKSQTISQVEEVENLSVVYDSVRREITAVLFDEATQRHWQIKSPWAYDNQNDKTVMPMVSVVADIQTETMARFGDAADDPAIWVNKKSPRKSRVIGTNKQQGLFVYDLQGKQVQHFNSGKLNNVDVRYGVPVGKKKMDIAVATNRADNSLVIYAIDPSSGKLVFSGSVNTDLEEIYGFCLYQSASATYAIPNGKSGEFQQIKLIATPDENNNITWRGELVRRFYVKSQPEGCVADDKNQRLFVGEEDVALWTLGAEPTAANTPELVLAAGDLLVADVEGVGIYQGRQHSYVVVSSQGNNSFIVIDALPPFKVRGRVRIDMDAAHDIDGVSETDGLEVNAANFGGNYNEGMLVVQDGHKVMPEAPQNFKYVDWKKISAALQLD; from the coding sequence ATGTATCTTAAAATTATGCGTCTAAAAAAAGCAGTCAGCATCGCTTTGCTGTTGGGGGCAGCATTTGTGTTACCCGCCTATGCAACCGAACAACAACGGAATAGCAGTTCCATACAGGCCTTGCCGAAAACTATTCAGGCATCGATGCTCGCGCCTCTGAGTGGAGGTGGATATTTGGCAGTTGATGGAAAAAATGGCGTGAGTTGGTTGAATGCCGATGGTACGCCTTTGGCCGCGTTAGCGGCGCCGGCGGAATTGCTCGACTGGCGAGAGGAAATTCCTGTTAAAAATGGGAAACTTGAAAAGTACGTGGTAGCGGCTACGGTTCGCTTGCCTGAACAGCAGCCCGTCATTATGGTGCTGAATAAATCCACGAAAAAAATCAGTGAACTGGTACGTTTGCCTATCCCGAGTTTCAAAATTGAAAGTCTGTGCTTGAGTGTGGATCCTGCGCATAATCTGTCGTTGTATTTGCTGGATGAACGCGGTACTGCAGAACATTGGCTAGTGGCGGATGCGCAAGGTGAACCGCTGATTAAAAAATTGCGCAGTGTGCCAATTCCTCCCAACAGCAAATCTTGTTCTGTGGATGATCAGCAGGAATCGTTATTTATTGTTGAGGAAGCTATCGGTGTCTGGCGTTTAAATGCGTCGGTGGAGGCAGCTCCGGGGCGCCAGTTGGTAGATGCCGCCAAACCATTTGGGAAATTAAGCCAATCGGTAGAATTAGTGGCAGCGCTACCCGGTGGATTGTTAGCGTTTGAACCACAACAAAAAAGTGTATTGTTTTATCGGAAGCAGGGCGACTCCTACCAATTGGAAAAATCGCAGACAATTTCCCAGGTTGAAGAAGTTGAAAACCTATCCGTCGTTTATGATTCTGTGCGCCGGGAAATAACGGCAGTGCTTTTTGACGAAGCAACGCAGCGTCATTGGCAAATTAAATCCCCTTGGGCGTACGACAATCAGAACGATAAAACGGTGATGCCAATGGTTTCCGTCGTTGCCGACATTCAAACAGAAACCATGGCGCGATTTGGTGATGCGGCCGATGACCCGGCTATTTGGGTTAATAAAAAGTCCCCGCGCAAAAGTCGTGTGATTGGCACTAATAAACAACAGGGATTATTTGTCTACGATTTACAGGGTAAGCAAGTGCAGCATTTTAACTCTGGAAAATTAAATAACGTGGATGTGCGCTACGGTGTTCCGGTTGGTAAAAAAAAGATGGATATCGCGGTAGCTACCAATCGCGCTGACAACAGCCTGGTGATATACGCTATTGATCCCTCGTCGGGAAAGCTGGTGTTTTCTGGCAGCGTCAACACTGATTTGGAAGAAATCTATGGTTTTTGTCTCTACCAATCTGCATCAGCTACCTACGCCATTCCGAATGGAAAAAGTGGTGAGTTTCAGCAAATTAAATTAATCGCCACGCCCGACGAAAACAACAATATTACCTGGCGTGGAGAATTGGTCCGCCGCTTTTATGTAAAAAGTCAGCCGGAAGGCTGTGTGGCTGATGACAAAAATCAGCGCCTGTTTGTGGGTGAAGAGGATGTTGCACTGTGGACCCTGGGCGCCGAACCAACCGCTGCAAATACCCCCGAACTGGTGTTGGCCGCCGGTGATTTATTGGTTGCTGATGTTGAGGGAGTGGGAATTTATCAGGGTAGACAGCATTCCTATGTGGTGGTTTCCAGTCAAGGAAATAACAGCTTTATAGTCATCGATGCGCTACCGCCGTTCAAGGTACGCGGTCGCGTGCGTATTGATATGGACGCTGCGCATGATATTGACGGTGTGTCGGAAACCGATGGGCTAGAAGTTAACGCTGCGAATTTTGGTGGTAACTATAATGAGGGGATGCTCGTAGTGCAGGATGGTCACAAAGTAATGCCGGAAGCGCCGCAAAATTTTAAATATGTTGATTGGAAAAAAATCAGTGCCGCCTTACAGCTTGATTGA
- a CDS encoding TonB-dependent receptor: protein MAQRRHAKKNCRDTFIKNTVFIKSILSLTLATIAGGALADGRIEGQVKAAEYGVALQGVKIRIAELNREAVSQRDGRYVFLDVDAGNYTLETSYIGADPVRRSIVVTDNQTTKTNFQLVGVSGIVENVIVIGQAAGMNKALNKQRSAENIITAVSADAIGQFPDTNVSEALQRLPGLSVERDQGEGRYVRVRGMGPDFNAVTINGVGVPGPDADRRAVALDVIPSDLLENLIVTKSLTPDMDANSLGGSIEVQSLSAFDRDGAFWQMTAEGSFDDNTEQTSPKFAATASNQFSIGGDENNLGVAFGVSSFKREFGSDNVETGGAWDFEEGVKLEELEQRDYRISRERSGLTLNLDFKPTTNTDLYWRNLYSEYTDSEIRLANVIEFEDAVAEGEIGSAEVQRELKDRTETQEILSTSFGGQTRFERWTVDYRLAHSESNEDEPQNIAGAVFKIDDDVIADEVFDLAFQGARKIRITAPAEYYQSASYKLDEVELGSTNTNDDSDAVNLDFTRDLQLGSNAAQIKFGVKRTEREKDNDVNVWVSEDFNGDTALTSFAKGVVDYQLGEFGSGISTRAVRAAIADQELDEVESSIGDFAITEDTSAAYLMGRIDIDSWRILTGVRYEDTSFTAQGYSWDDAVEGSTATHFENSDDYFLPAVHIRYSLNDKTQIRAAWTNSVVRPGFAQLSPGRLIEEDDGDIEAEFGNPDLKSLESSNLDVGIEYYPGVASVISAFAFHKSIDNFVYQTDLGGTTGYEVFDHAVTFVNGDSAEITGIELAASKQFSSLPAPWYGLLVGGNATFVDSSADIGGYDDGEFIARDIPMPSQSDTSANLMLGYESDKISMRLSANYKSSYLLEVLEPMESTYDAYVDDQMQLDFSLRYFLTDTIKVHFEALNLTDEVYYTYVNNARYNAQYETYGATYKLGISFMSF from the coding sequence GTGGCGCAACGCAGACACGCAAAAAAAAATTGCAGAGATACTTTTATAAAAAATACCGTCTTTATTAAAAGCATTTTGTCATTAACGCTAGCAACAATCGCGGGTGGTGCGCTGGCGGATGGACGCATCGAAGGCCAAGTAAAAGCAGCGGAATACGGTGTTGCCTTACAAGGCGTGAAAATTCGTATCGCGGAATTAAATCGCGAAGCGGTGAGCCAGCGCGATGGCCGTTATGTTTTTCTCGATGTCGATGCTGGCAATTACACATTGGAAACGAGCTATATAGGCGCAGACCCGGTGCGTCGTTCAATTGTTGTCACTGACAATCAAACCACTAAAACCAATTTCCAATTAGTGGGCGTTTCAGGAATAGTCGAGAACGTGATAGTAATTGGTCAGGCGGCAGGAATGAACAAAGCACTCAACAAACAACGTAGCGCAGAAAATATTATCACTGCTGTTTCTGCCGATGCGATTGGTCAATTCCCGGATACTAATGTTTCTGAAGCGCTGCAGCGTTTGCCGGGCTTGTCGGTGGAGCGCGATCAGGGTGAAGGCCGTTATGTGCGCGTGCGCGGCATGGGGCCGGACTTTAACGCGGTAACTATTAATGGCGTGGGTGTTCCCGGCCCGGATGCTGATCGCCGCGCGGTAGCCTTGGATGTCATTCCGTCAGACCTGTTAGAAAATTTAATCGTTACCAAAAGCTTAACGCCGGATATGGATGCCAATTCATTGGGTGGCAGTATTGAAGTACAAAGTTTATCGGCGTTTGATCGCGACGGTGCGTTTTGGCAAATGACGGCTGAAGGCAGCTTCGACGATAACACCGAACAAACCAGTCCTAAATTCGCTGCAACGGCGAGCAATCAATTCAGCATTGGTGGTGATGAAAATAATCTGGGTGTTGCTTTCGGGGTGAGCTCATTTAAACGGGAATTTGGTTCCGATAATGTGGAAACGGGGGGCGCCTGGGATTTTGAGGAGGGTGTTAAACTGGAAGAGCTTGAGCAGCGCGATTATCGCATTTCACGCGAGCGTTCTGGTCTTACTTTGAACCTGGATTTCAAACCAACCACCAATACTGATTTGTATTGGCGCAATCTGTACAGCGAATACACAGATTCAGAAATTCGCCTCGCTAATGTCATTGAATTTGAAGATGCCGTAGCAGAAGGTGAAATTGGCAGTGCTGAAGTGCAACGCGAATTAAAAGATCGCACAGAAACCCAGGAAATTTTATCTACCTCATTTGGCGGTCAAACCCGTTTTGAGCGCTGGACAGTCGATTATCGTTTGGCACACAGCGAATCTAACGAAGACGAACCGCAAAACATCGCCGGAGCAGTATTTAAAATTGACGATGATGTGATTGCCGATGAGGTTTTCGATTTAGCGTTTCAAGGTGCACGAAAAATTCGCATTACTGCTCCAGCAGAATATTATCAATCCGCTAGTTATAAACTGGACGAAGTTGAATTGGGCAGCACCAATACCAATGACGACAGTGATGCGGTTAACCTGGATTTTACTCGCGACTTGCAATTAGGTAGCAATGCTGCGCAAATCAAGTTTGGTGTAAAACGCACTGAACGTGAAAAAGACAACGATGTAAATGTGTGGGTTAGCGAAGATTTTAATGGCGATACCGCCTTAACCAGTTTCGCTAAGGGTGTGGTGGATTATCAACTGGGCGAGTTCGGCTCCGGTATTAGTACGCGCGCGGTAAGAGCAGCTATCGCTGATCAGGAACTTGATGAAGTGGAAAGCAGTATCGGCGATTTTGCTATTACTGAAGATACCAGTGCCGCTTACTTAATGGGACGCATCGATATCGATTCCTGGCGTATTTTAACCGGCGTGCGCTATGAAGATACAAGTTTTACCGCGCAAGGCTATTCCTGGGACGACGCTGTTGAAGGGAGCACTGCAACACACTTTGAAAATTCGGATGATTATTTTTTGCCCGCAGTACATATTCGCTATAGCCTGAATGACAAAACCCAGATTCGTGCCGCCTGGACCAATTCGGTTGTGCGGCCGGGTTTTGCACAATTGTCGCCAGGACGTTTAATTGAAGAGGATGATGGCGATATTGAAGCCGAGTTTGGCAATCCGGATTTAAAATCATTGGAATCCAGCAACCTGGATGTGGGTATTGAATATTACCCCGGTGTTGCGAGTGTCATATCAGCATTTGCGTTTCACAAATCGATTGATAATTTTGTGTATCAAACCGATTTGGGAGGCACCACCGGTTATGAAGTGTTTGATCACGCGGTAACTTTTGTAAATGGCGATAGCGCAGAAATTACGGGGATTGAGTTGGCAGCGTCCAAACAGTTTTCCAGTTTGCCGGCGCCCTGGTACGGTTTGTTAGTTGGCGGCAATGCCACGTTTGTCGATTCATCGGCTGACATTGGCGGCTATGATGACGGCGAGTTTATCGCGCGTGATATCCCTATGCCGAGCCAGTCCGACACTTCCGCCAACCTGATGCTGGGGTATGAGTCTGATAAAATCAGTATGCGATTATCGGCGAATTATAAATCCAGCTATTTATTGGAAGTGTTGGAGCCAATGGAGTCCACTTACGATGCTTATGTGGATGACCAGATGCAACTGGATTTTTCATTGCGTTATTTCCTGACTGATACCATCAAAGTGCATTTTGAAGCGTTGAATTTAACTGACGAGGTCTACTACACCTACGTAAATAATGCGCGCTATAACGCGCAATACGAAACCTACGGTGCGACTTATAAACTTGGCATTAGCTTTATGAGTTTTTAA
- a CDS encoding GGDEF domain-containing protein encodes MICRLIVGLTRSMLKLHQWKLLVLALAANVTLIASLAQGDSKRWAQINWLDVISEGGAALLALVWLLLILHSRPNGRVTQWLSIGLSCIFLASFQDWLDEFIAFPVSAFWDHWVESGLMPIGLGLLTFGIYHWHQEQLTINEQLRKRERLFRDHRGLDFITQLNGATYLRKLLEQELHHSRQNNLTLALILIDIDFFDATNRRYGHAEGDRLLQALGELILLNIRRNDLLCRYAGDRFALVLPNTTRSLAETISEEIALAIQHFAFKTSGQGESIFHSASTGIAIAGDTLQQPDTTEDLLQRATRNLLQTKEKRPNFIDQVA; translated from the coding sequence ATGATTTGTAGACTCATCGTGGGATTAACGCGCAGCATGTTGAAACTTCATCAATGGAAACTATTAGTGCTGGCATTGGCGGCCAACGTGACGCTCATCGCCAGCCTCGCCCAAGGCGATAGTAAACGCTGGGCCCAAATAAATTGGCTCGATGTAATCAGTGAAGGCGGTGCGGCGTTACTCGCACTGGTATGGTTGCTATTAATTTTGCACAGCCGGCCCAATGGTCGCGTGACCCAATGGTTAAGCATTGGTTTGAGTTGTATTTTCCTCGCCAGTTTTCAGGATTGGTTGGATGAATTTATTGCCTTCCCTGTCAGCGCGTTTTGGGACCACTGGGTTGAATCGGGTTTAATGCCGATCGGTCTCGGCCTCCTAACCTTCGGCATTTACCACTGGCATCAAGAGCAGCTGACCATCAATGAACAACTGCGCAAGCGTGAACGCTTATTTCGCGATCATCGCGGGCTGGATTTTATTACACAGCTCAACGGCGCAACTTACCTGCGAAAATTATTGGAACAGGAATTACATCATTCACGACAAAATAATTTGACCCTCGCGCTGATCTTAATTGACATAGATTTTTTTGACGCAACGAACCGCCGCTATGGCCACGCGGAGGGCGACCGATTATTGCAGGCGCTCGGTGAATTAATATTATTAAACATTCGCCGCAACGATTTGCTCTGCCGCTACGCGGGCGATCGTTTTGCACTGGTGCTACCCAATACGACTCGTTCACTTGCCGAAACAATCAGCGAGGAAATTGCCCTGGCGATCCAGCATTTTGCATTTAAAACCAGCGGTCAAGGTGAATCGATTTTTCACAGCGCAAGTACAGGTATCGCAATAGCGGGTGATACACTGCAACAACCAGACACGACTGAAGACTTACTTCAGCGCGCTACCCGCAACCTTTTGCAAACCAAGGAAAAGCGCCCCAACTTTATCGATCAGGTCGCGTAA
- a CDS encoding helix-turn-helix domain-containing protein encodes MDNRYRRYLPQLYRERDSAFIPAQSWPKTLIDLALARGQQEHKLLRNTGIFYEDIAQGNILLTPQQIFRLLDNATRQPQGYELVFLVARDLLTPYQAHLSQANNLAELLDYFVTYAGTLSPLLSLHLHYEQDRLVIYWQDNFGADELTPFLLAMMASSMRNFTRWRSASSPTWTFYFKHAKPEYIEQYQVHLGEQLVFNARADAIAIARHELHSNWPKIPTSMNIINPLTAENPRGFLHEVYYYLHSNLQDQPNLEQCAQDFGMSSATLKRKLQKHHSSFQQQYDLVRKHLALHWLSETRITQEEVARQLHFYDAANLRRAFKRWTGQGPGKL; translated from the coding sequence ATGGATAATCGCTACCGACGCTACTTGCCTCAACTTTACCGCGAACGCGACAGCGCGTTTATTCCTGCGCAGAGCTGGCCCAAAACCCTCATCGACCTGGCACTCGCGCGCGGTCAGCAAGAACACAAATTGCTGCGCAACACCGGCATTTTTTATGAGGATATCGCCCAAGGAAACATATTGCTCACACCGCAGCAAATCTTTCGTCTGCTGGACAACGCCACCCGCCAACCACAAGGTTATGAGTTAGTTTTTTTAGTAGCGCGAGACTTGCTAACGCCTTATCAAGCACACTTAAGCCAGGCAAACAACCTGGCCGAGCTGTTGGACTATTTCGTCACCTATGCGGGCACCTTATCGCCATTGCTTAGTTTGCACTTGCATTATGAGCAAGACCGCCTGGTTATCTATTGGCAGGATAATTTCGGAGCCGATGAGTTAACTCCCTTTTTGCTGGCAATGATGGCGAGCAGTATGCGCAACTTTACGCGCTGGCGTAGCGCTTCATCGCCCACCTGGACATTTTATTTTAAACACGCCAAGCCAGAATATATTGAGCAATATCAGGTGCATTTGGGGGAGCAATTGGTATTCAACGCACGCGCGGATGCGATTGCTATTGCGCGTCATGAATTGCACAGCAACTGGCCCAAAATTCCAACTTCTATGAACATCATCAACCCACTCACAGCAGAAAACCCTCGCGGTTTTTTACATGAAGTTTATTACTATCTCCACAGTAACTTGCAAGACCAACCAAACCTTGAGCAATGCGCCCAGGATTTCGGCATGAGCAGCGCCACGCTGAAACGCAAGTTGCAAAAACATCACAGTAGTTTTCAACAGCAATACGACTTGGTGCGCAAACACCTGGCATTGCACTGGCTCAGCGAGACCCGCATCACCCAAGAAGAAGTTGCGCGGCAATTGCACTTTTATGATGCGGCCAACTTGCGCCGCGCTTTCAAACGCTGGACGGGTCAAGGTCCCGGCAAGCTTTAA
- a CDS encoding SDR family oxidoreductase, producing MQTVLITGANRGIGLALSKTYLAQGWQVLAVCRNASPELVESGARVIAGVDVTDQAALNKLADTFTGKKIDLLINNAGILQREALGNLDYASIEQQLNVNAIAPLRVTEAFLGNLQRGAKVAFITSRMGSISDNTSGSYYGYRMSKAALNAAAMSLARDLQPKGIAVAVLHPGYVQTAMVNFGGDISAEESAQRLSQRIADLTLKNSGTFWHSNGDILPW from the coding sequence ATGCAAACCGTATTAATTACTGGTGCCAATCGCGGAATTGGCCTCGCCCTGAGCAAAACCTATCTCGCCCAAGGTTGGCAAGTATTGGCGGTGTGCCGCAATGCATCCCCCGAATTGGTGGAATCAGGGGCGCGCGTCATCGCCGGGGTGGATGTCACCGATCAAGCCGCACTGAATAAGCTGGCCGATACCTTCACCGGAAAGAAAATCGATTTGCTGATAAATAACGCCGGGATTTTACAGCGAGAAGCCCTGGGCAATCTGGATTACGCCAGTATCGAACAACAACTCAATGTCAATGCCATTGCGCCACTGCGGGTAACCGAGGCATTTCTCGGCAATTTGCAACGCGGTGCCAAGGTAGCGTTTATCACCAGCCGCATGGGTTCCATTAGCGACAACACCTCGGGCAGTTATTACGGCTACCGTATGTCCAAAGCGGCACTCAATGCGGCCGCCATGTCACTCGCACGCGACTTGCAGCCCAAGGGGATTGCCGTGGCGGTGCTGCACCCAGGCTATGTACAGACCGCTATGGTTAATTTTGGCGGCGATATTTCGGCAGAGGAATCCGCCCAACGCTTGAGTCAGCGAATTGCCGACCTCACCCTGAAAAATAGCGGCACCTTCTGGCATTCCAATGGCGATATCTTGCCCTGGTAA
- a CDS encoding Gfo/Idh/MocA family protein yields MQKLRWGVLSTAKIGREKVIPALQASQHNQVIAICSRDEQSARAAADKLQIERAYGHYHELLADPDVDAIYNPLPNHLHVDWSIRALEAGKHVLCEKPLGMNTEDAQRLVDAAKAHPHLKVMEAFMYRFHPQWQLAKKLIDEGRIGKLRTVHSVFCYNNRDSDNIRNRIDMGGGALLDIGCYSISLSRLLFGQEPDQVMGHITPMPGEEVDCLTSGILEFRDGTATFSVATKLESMQRVEASGEAGSLILERPFYNDSGEPTQKIRITCNRVVEEIEVPDHNHYGAMGDAFAQSVFNNTPVPTPLDDAIANMRTIDAIFESAAEGRWIEV; encoded by the coding sequence ATGCAAAAACTTCGTTGGGGCGTGCTTAGCACCGCCAAGATCGGCCGCGAAAAAGTCATTCCTGCATTGCAGGCATCGCAACACAACCAGGTCATCGCCATTTGCTCACGCGATGAACAAAGCGCGCGTGCGGCCGCTGATAAGTTGCAAATCGAGCGCGCTTACGGCCATTACCACGAGCTGCTGGCGGACCCGGATGTCGATGCAATCTACAACCCGCTCCCCAACCATTTGCACGTAGACTGGTCGATACGCGCACTGGAGGCCGGCAAGCACGTGCTCTGTGAAAAGCCGCTCGGCATGAATACCGAGGATGCCCAACGCTTGGTAGACGCCGCGAAAGCACACCCGCATTTAAAAGTGATGGAAGCGTTTATGTACCGCTTTCACCCCCAATGGCAACTGGCGAAAAAACTCATCGATGAAGGACGCATCGGCAAGCTGCGCACAGTGCACTCGGTGTTTTGTTACAACAATCGCGACTCCGACAATATTCGCAATCGCATTGATATGGGTGGCGGTGCCCTGCTGGATATCGGATGCTATTCAATTTCCCTGTCGCGCCTATTGTTCGGTCAGGAACCGGATCAGGTGATGGGGCACATCACGCCGATGCCCGGCGAAGAAGTGGACTGCTTAACGTCAGGAATTTTAGAGTTCCGCGATGGCACCGCCACTTTCTCAGTAGCCACCAAGTTGGAATCCATGCAACGCGTGGAGGCAAGCGGCGAAGCAGGCAGCCTGATATTGGAGCGCCCGTTCTATAACGATAGCGGCGAACCCACTCAAAAAATTCGTATCACCTGCAACCGGGTGGTAGAAGAAATTGAGGTTCCCGATCACAACCACTACGGCGCCATGGGCGATGCCTTTGCACAAAGCGTATTTAACAATACACCCGTGCCTACCCCCCTGGATGATGCCATTGCCAATATGCGCACTATCGATGCTATTTTTGAAAGTGCTGCTGAAGGCCGGTGGATTGAAGTCTAA